GTTGCTGCAGGAATATTTTGTGAGCCAGGGCATCAAAACCGTGCTGGCCGATCCGCGCGAGTTGGAGTATTCTCACGACAAAAGCGGGCGCGGCATTTTGCGCGCCGGCGATTTTGAGATCGATCTCATTTACAAGCGCGTCGTCACCAGCGAATTCATCGAGAAGCTCGACGAAGTGCAGGCGATGTACAACGCGATTAAACATCGCGATGTGTGCCTAATCAACCCCTTCCGCGCCAAGCTCGTGCACAAAAAATCCCTTTTTGCCCTGCTCACGCACGAGTGCAATCAGCATTTGTTCAATGCCGAAGAACAGGAGGTGATTCGCCGGCACATTCCGTGGACGAGGCGTCTCGAGCAAACCAAAACGGTTTATCAGGGACAGGCCATCGATCTTTGCGAATACGTTAGCCGGCATAAAGACGATTTTGTGATCAAGCACAATGATGAATATGGCGGCCGCGGCGTCCATCTCGGTTGGGAAACGCCGACAGATGAGTGGGAAAAAATCATGCAACAGGCGCTGGCTGATTTTTACGTCGTGCAGGAAAAAGTTCTCATCGCGCGCGAAAGCTTTCCGTATTTTGACAAGGGCTTGCGCTTCGCGGATTTGATTGTGGATTTTGATCCGTACGTTTTCGGCCCGGTCGTCGGCGGGGTGTTGACGCGGCTATCGGCCTCATCGCTGGCGAACGTGACGGCAGGAGGAGGTTCGACGTCGACGTTTTTGATTGAACGCAAGTAAAAAAGTTATTGGTTATAGCGCCGCCGTTTTTGACCGATTTCGGCCAGGAGGAAATTACCCCATCATGAAAGAAAAATTCACCATCGGCATCGAGGAAGAATTTCAGATCGTCGACCCAGTCACGCGCGAGTTGCGCTCGCATGTGTCTCAAATGCTCGCTGAAGGCAAGATGATTTTGCAGGAACACATCAAGCCGGAGATGCACAAGTCCGTCGTCGAGGTCGGCACCGGCATTTGCGCCAACATCAAAGAAGCCCGACAGAGCGTGTGGGAATTGCGGCGGGGAATTTGTCAGCTTGCCGAGAAAAGCGGTCTGCGCATCGTCGGCGCCGGCACGCATCCATTTTCCGACTGGCGCGTGCAGGAGATCGTGGAGCACGAGCGTTACAAAATGATCATCGATGAGATGGGCGATATCGCCCGCGCCAATTTGATCTTCGGCCTGCACGTTCACATTGGCATCGATGACCGAGAAACCGCGATTGCACTGATGAATCAGATGCGTTATTTCCTGCCGCATATTTTGGCGCTTTCCACCAGCTCGCCTTTTTGGCTGGGCCGCAACACCGGCCTGAAATCCGTCCGCGCCTCGATTTTCAAACGCTTCCCGCGCACCGGCATTCCGGATTATTTCACTTCCTGGGCCGATTTTGAAAACTTTGTCAACACGTTGATTAAAACCGGCTGCATCGACAACGGCAAAAAAATCTGGTGGGACATTCGCCCCCATGCTTTTTTCAACACGCTGGAAGTGCGCATTTGCGATCTGCCGACGCGGATTGACGAAACCATTGCGATTGCCGCGCTGATTCAAGCGACGGTGGTGACGCTTTACAATTTGCGCAAGCGCAATTTGAGTTTCAATATTTACCGTCCCACCTTGATTGAAGAAAACAAGTGGCGCGCGGCGCGTTATGGCATTCGCGGCAAGCTCATTGATTTCGGAAAGCAGGAAGAAGTTGATTACCGCAATTTGATGTACGAATATATTCGCTTCATCGACGAGGCAGTCGATCAACTCGACAGCCGCCACGAGATCAACTACATTCATCAAATTCTCGAGCACGGCACCAGCGCCGACCGCCAGCTCGAGGTTTACGAAAAAAGCGGCCGCGATCTGAAAGCCGTCGTCGATTATTTGATTCAGGACACAATGGAAAATTGCCACTAATTAACAAAGGGACAATACAATGACACTCGCCATTCTTTTTACAATCGTGCCATTCCTGATCTATTCACCTTCCGATGCTGAAAAGTATTGGCCGCAATGGCGCGGGCCGTTGGCAAGCGGCGTGGCGCCGGAAGCCAATCCACCGTTGGAATGGGGCGATGAGAAGAACATTCGTTGGAAAGTCGAGATTGCCGGCAAAGGCTCATCGTCACCGATCGTTTGGGGTGATCGCGTCTTTGTCACCACGGCGATTCCAACCGACAACACAGATGCGCCCTCAGCGCCGGAATCCGATGGCTCACGCCGGCGTGGCATTGCACCCTCCAGTGTGCATCAATTTGTTTTGCTCGCCCTCTCTCGCCGCGACGGCAAAGTTATTTGGCAACGTACCGCGGTCGAAGCGCTGCCGCACGAAGGCACGCATCAGGATGGCACCTGGGCCTCAAATTCGCCGATTACCGACGGCGTGCACGTCATTGCTTTCTTCGGTTCGCGCGGGGTTTTTTGTTACGATATGAATGGCAAACTGATTTGGCAACGGGATCTCGGCGACATGACGACGCGCAACAGTTTCGGCGAAGGCAGCTCGCCGGCGCTGCACGGCAACACGCTGGTGGTGAATTGGGATCATGAGGGCCAATCCTTCATTATCGCACTTGACAAGCGCACCGGCAAGGAGTTGTGGAAAACTGATCGTGACGAGCCGACGACGTGGTCGACACCGCTCATTGTCACTGCGCAAGGCAAGCCACAAGTCATTGTCAACGCCACCAATCGCATACGCAGTTATGACCTGGCCAACGGCAAATTGATTTGGGAAAGTGCGGGCACGACGCTCAACGCGATTCCCTCGCCGGTGGCAGCGGATGAGATGGTTTATGTCACCGGCGGTTTTCGTGGCAGTGCTCTGTTTGCCATTCGTTTTGCCGGCGCGCAGGGTGATATCAGCAGTTCGGCGGCTGTCGTCTGGAAATACGATCAAGACACGCCCTACGTGCCTTCGCCATTATTATACGACGGCAAACTTTATTTTCTCAAAGTCAATAGCGGCATTCTCTCGTGTTTCAACGCCAAAACCGGCGAGCCGTATTACAGCCGGCAGCGCCTGGAAAGCATCGCGAATATTTACGCCTCGCCGGTGGGCGCCGCTGGTCGGGTTTATCTCGTCGGCCGGGACGGCACGACGCTGGTGATCAAAAACAGCGAGCGCTTCGAGGTGTTGGCGACCAACAAACTTGACGATGGCATCGATGCCTCGCCGGCGGTGGTGGATAATGAAATCTATTTGCGTGGCAAGAAATTTCTGTATTGCCTCGCCGAGACGAAATAAAGCCCTCGCGTTGCCGCGGGATTTTTTATCTCTTTCAGATGTATGCTTTCCTCGACAAATTCTTTTTTATTTTTCACGCGCTCTTCATCGCGTTCAGTCTTTTCGGCTGGACATGGAAAAAAACGCGGCGCGCCAATCTGGCCGTTTTGTTTTTGATCGCCGGTTCGTGGTTCGTTCTCGGCATCTGGTATGGGATCGGATATTGCCCCTGCACTGACTGGCACTGGCAGGTCAGAATGAAACTCGGCCATTACGACATGCCAACTTCTTACGTCAAGTTTCTCATCGACTCTATAACGGGATTGGATTTGAATGCAAAACTGGTAGATATCCTGACGCTGACTTCTTACCTCCTGGCTTTGGCGGCTTCGGTTTTTACAAACTTGTCGGCACGGAAGCAAAAACAAACCACAACCCGGCTGAGCCGGAACCAAACAAGAAAAAGTTTTTTGTATCCGGATTTGGCGAATCGCCCGGATAAAAAATCTAACGGCTTGAACCCCGGCGATTCGGGCAAATTTGCATACCACTAAAAGTCTTTGCTTTTTTGCAAAGAAGCCATTTGTAAGCGACAGGAAAATTTTATGAAAATGCCGCCGTCACCGCCGGTTGTCGAAGTGGGTGTTTGCTTTGCTCGCCATCGGCCCGTTGGAATTTGGTCGATGCTGGTATTGCGGCGCTCGCCGGCGGCCATGCGGTTGGCCGGCAGCAAAGGTTAGTTGGGCAAAAGCTTCTGCAACACCCGCAGGGTATTTTCCCCCATAATCATCATAATTTCACCTTCTGAAAATCCTTCTGACAACAACGCCTCCGTCAATTGAATAATGTTGGCCGCGTCGAACGGCGTTTGCACCGCGCCGTCGAAATCCGACCCAAGTCCGACGTGTTCGACGCCGGCAAGATTCGCCGTGTAGCGAATGGCTTGGGCAATGGCTTTCGCATCCGTGCCGCAAACCGCAGTTTCCCAAAAGCCGATGCCGATCACGCCGCCGGTTTGCGCGATGCGTTTCACGTGATCATCGCTGAGATTGCGGGTGTTGTCGCACGTGCCTTTCACGCCGCTGTGTGAAACCACCAGCGGGCGGGTGGCGAGCGCGAGAACCTCGTCGATCACTTTGGGGGAGGCATGCGCGAGGTCAATGATCATTTTTTTCTCTTCCATTTTCTGCACCCATTGCCGGCCCAGTTCGGTGAGACCGGCTTTCTCGACGCCATGAGCCGAGCCACCGATTTCGGTGTCAAAAAAATGTGTCGGCGCCATCATGCGAATGCCGGCATCGAAAAGCACGTCGAGATTGTCCAGATGGCCTTCCAAAACTTGCGCGCCTTCACAGCCGAGAATACCGGCGGTGACGTGACTTTCATTCTGCCGGCGCGCCAAATAATTCAACAAATCTTCCTGAGTTTTGATCAACACCAGGCGGCCGTTCGAGCGCGCGGCAAATTCGTGCAGCTTTGCGGCTTGATACAAAGCGCGCTGTTTCAAGCTTCCCCAAGTCGAGGCGGGCCAGCGCTGCGACAACGCCAGGAGGGTGATCATATCCTTTTGGTCGGTGTTGCGTTCGATGTTGAGGCCGAGCGGGACCTTGCTGACGATGGTGAAGGCTTGCAGGGCCACATTGCCCGTGATCAGGCGTGGCACATCAACCGCGCCGCGGCTGTTGTTCTGAAGCAAATCGCGATTCCAGAGCAGGGCGTCACAATGCAAATCGGCGATGAGCAATTTTTGATGCAGCGCCGCCGCCCGCGCCGAGACCGCCGCGTAAGAACTGGCGAGAACCCGGTTTGCCCGTTGGTCGATTTGCCTCGGTAGAACAACCAAGATAAGGGTGAGAACAAGCAAGAGAAGGAACGCAAGGAAGACGAGAGTTTTTTTCATAGCCAAAATAAAATTGCAGGTAGACTGTTGTAACACCGCGAATCCCCGGCTGGCGGCAGGGCAAGCAACGTCCATGAACGTTGATATTTTTCAGTCGCGTCAATTAGCGCTCACTCGCAGTAAGGAGCCGGCCATTGGAAGGATGAAATAAAAAAACCCCAATTCAAAGTGAATTGGGGTGCATGTTCTCCAACCGGCCTTAGGCTTTGATAACGTTCTTGGCCTGCAAACCTTTCGGGCCTTGCTCGACTTCGAACTGCACGCGGTCGCCTTCGTCAAGCGATTTGTAGCCCTCGCCGACAATGGCTTTGAAGTGCACGAATACATCGTCGCCGCTTTCGCGTGCGATGAAGCCATAACCTTTGGCATTGTTGAACCATTTCACGGTTCCGGTTTCCATGACAAACATCCTTTCTTAAAATGATGAATCGACCGTACGACCGGCTTTTAAGCCTGCTAAAACAAAAAAATCGGCCCATCATGGTTTAATGTTTCAGCCACCATTGGCCGCGATTCTGTTTGTAACTGCCGGCCCGGTCTCCAAGAAAGGATGAACGGGTTTTCCTTACGAAAGCAGTCTTGCATTTTACAGGGCGTAAAAACGGTGTACTGTTATTTACGTTCCTATTGTAACAATATTTTGCCAAAAAAGCAAGCTGAATTTTACTTCCCGTTTAGCGGCCGCAAAGTTCGCGAAAGCTTGACGGCGCGCACCCACGGCTGTTTTGACAACTCTTTCACCGCCCGCGGCGAGACCTGCGCCGTCACGATTTGCTGCTGCCCCGAAACTTTCACGCCGATTTTCTTCAAAAACGTCGACGCGGCTGGATCCGGTCTCGACGCCATGTAAATAAAAACCGATAACGCCGCCTCTTCGGGATCTTCCATTTCATCCAAAACCGCAGCCAACTTGGCGTCGAGCTTGCGATAGTTCATATTGGCTCCTTTACCTCAAATTGAGAAATATTCAAGTTGGTGCCTTGCGCGGCGCCAACTCAAAGTATCGTATCAAGCCCAGGACATCGATCAATCCGTATCCCCACTTCGAATCAAAAATATTGGCGGATTGATTGGGGATTTTGCTGTTTTCGCGCAAACGGGCTTTAATGGTTTCCGGATCGAGATGCGGATCCCGTTCCAGCATCAGCGCGACCAGACCGGTGACGAACGGCGCGGCCATGCTGGTTCCAGCCATGACGCGATAGCCCGGAGCGACGACATAAGCCGGTGAAACGGTGGAGTCCGCGGAAAGAGCGGAAGCGATCATCGCCCCCGGCGCCGCAATGTCAGGTTTTTGGATGCCATTGCGAAGCGGGCCTTCACTACTAAAATCCGAAATTTCATTCAGCTCCATTCCCATTTCCTGCCACTTCTCATTGCGGTCGCGCCAGCGGGTTTTTGTATTGTACGAAGCAACGGTAATCGCTCTGGCCGCTGCCCCCGGCGAGCCAATTTTCATCGTGTCTTGCACGCTGCGTCCGATAAACACCACATCGAGCTGCTGGCTGTTATCCAGAGTCCAGACATCGACTTGTCCGTTGTTCACCTCAACGCCGCGCAAGCGCAAGCGCCAGGTGCCGGGCGTCACGACTTGTTGAAAATTTGGCGAGGGCAAAATTTCAATGAGAAAATTATGGTCACCGTTGACGGGATCGACATCCGGCGTGGAAATGCGCACGCGTCCGTCCGGAAGATCGTGAACTTGCACCGAGGAGCCGGCAGAGATGACGCCTTGATAGGGCGTTTGGAAACCACTGGGGGAGCGCACCGCAAGCTCAAATTTGTCACGGCCGGAATACCAGCCG
The candidate division KSB1 bacterium DNA segment above includes these coding regions:
- a CDS encoding carboxylate-amine ligase — protein: MKEKFTIGIEEEFQIVDPVTRELRSHVSQMLAEGKMILQEHIKPEMHKSVVEVGTGICANIKEARQSVWELRRGICQLAEKSGLRIVGAGTHPFSDWRVQEIVEHERYKMIIDEMGDIARANLIFGLHVHIGIDDRETAIALMNQMRYFLPHILALSTSSPFWLGRNTGLKSVRASIFKRFPRTGIPDYFTSWADFENFVNTLIKTGCIDNGKKIWWDIRPHAFFNTLEVRICDLPTRIDETIAIAALIQATVVTLYNLRKRNLSFNIYRPTLIEENKWRAARYGIRGKLIDFGKQEEVDYRNLMYEYIRFIDEAVDQLDSRHEINYIHQILEHGTSADRQLEVYEKSGRDLKAVVDYLIQDTMENCH
- a CDS encoding PQQ-like beta-propeller repeat protein; this translates as MTLAILFTIVPFLIYSPSDAEKYWPQWRGPLASGVAPEANPPLEWGDEKNIRWKVEIAGKGSSSPIVWGDRVFVTTAIPTDNTDAPSAPESDGSRRRGIAPSSVHQFVLLALSRRDGKVIWQRTAVEALPHEGTHQDGTWASNSPITDGVHVIAFFGSRGVFCYDMNGKLIWQRDLGDMTTRNSFGEGSSPALHGNTLVVNWDHEGQSFIIALDKRTGKELWKTDRDEPTTWSTPLIVTAQGKPQVIVNATNRIRSYDLANGKLIWESAGTTLNAIPSPVAADEMVYVTGGFRGSALFAIRFAGAQGDISSSAAVVWKYDQDTPYVPSPLLYDGKLYFLKVNSGILSCFNAKTGEPYYSRQRLESIANIYASPVGAAGRVYLVGRDGTTLVIKNSERFEVLATNKLDDGIDASPAVVDNEIYLRGKKFLYCLAETK
- a CDS encoding DUF2784 domain-containing protein; amino-acid sequence: MYAFLDKFFFIFHALFIAFSLFGWTWKKTRRANLAVLFLIAGSWFVLGIWYGIGYCPCTDWHWQVRMKLGHYDMPTSYVKFLIDSITGLDLNAKLVDILTLTSYLLALAASVFTNLSARKQKQTTTRLSRNQTRKSFLYPDLANRPDKKSNGLNPGDSGKFAYH
- a CDS encoding dipeptidase, encoding MKKTLVFLAFLLLLVLTLILVVLPRQIDQRANRVLASSYAAVSARAAALHQKLLIADLHCDALLWNRDLLQNNSRGAVDVPRLITGNVALQAFTIVSKVPLGLNIERNTDQKDMITLLALSQRWPASTWGSLKQRALYQAAKLHEFAARSNGRLVLIKTQEDLLNYLARRQNESHVTAGILGCEGAQVLEGHLDNLDVLFDAGIRMMAPTHFFDTEIGGSAHGVEKAGLTELGRQWVQKMEEKKMIIDLAHASPKVIDEVLALATRPLVVSHSGVKGTCDNTRNLSDDHVKRIAQTGGVIGIGFWETAVCGTDAKAIAQAIRYTANLAGVEHVGLGSDFDGAVQTPFDAANIIQLTEALLSEGFSEGEIMMIMGENTLRVLQKLLPN
- a CDS encoding cold-shock protein; this translates as METGTVKWFNNAKGYGFIARESGDDVFVHFKAIVGEGYKSLDEGDRVQFEVEQGPKGLQAKNVIKA